One Mycoavidus sp. HKI genomic region harbors:
- a CDS encoding beta-ketoacyl synthase N-terminal-like domain-containing protein gives MRNSSKLEPVITGVGVTSAIGQSQGNFIRALLGSESSFGVMQRPGRQRDSAFLGAEIASLQMPDEIARQPLRRASFSTQVALSTLHEAWHDARLNEVDPARIGLIVGGSNIQQRDLVLAHDAYATRSEFLSPTYGVSFMDTDLCGFCTEQFGIRGLAYTVGGASASGQLAIIQAIQAVQTGQVDTCIALGALMDVSFWECRGLRNLGAMGSDRYAQEPALACRPFDRNRDGFIYGECCGVVVVEAATAAQQRAVKPYAWLSGWGLVMDAHQNPNPSVDGEVKAMQMALQRAECTPESIDYINPHGTGSPLGDETELKAIHACQLSHAYLNTTKSIIGHGLSAAGTVEVVATLLQMQAGRLHPTRNLDDPIDPSLNWVRQHSIAHSIDTALTLSMGFGGINTALCLRRYD, from the coding sequence ATGCGAAACTCGTCGAAGCTTGAGCCGGTTATAACTGGCGTCGGGGTGACTTCGGCGATCGGACAAAGCCAAGGAAATTTTATCCGTGCTTTGCTGGGCTCAGAATCTTCTTTCGGCGTGATGCAGCGCCCTGGCCGCCAGCGAGACTCAGCCTTCCTGGGCGCCGAAATTGCGTCTTTGCAGATGCCCGATGAGATTGCGCGCCAGCCGCTTCGACGCGCTTCGTTCTCGACTCAAGTCGCATTGTCCACCCTGCATGAAGCATGGCATGATGCACGCCTGAATGAAGTTGATCCGGCCCGCATCGGCCTCATTGTTGGCGGCTCAAACATCCAACAGCGTGATTTAGTGCTGGCTCACGATGCTTACGCCACGCGTTCGGAATTTCTGAGTCCGACCTACGGCGTATCTTTCATGGATACCGATCTCTGTGGCTTCTGTACCGAGCAATTTGGTATCCGTGGGCTTGCCTACACGGTGGGCGGCGCCTCGGCGAGCGGCCAGTTAGCGATCATCCAGGCAATACAGGCGGTGCAAACTGGCCAAGTTGATACGTGTATCGCCTTAGGTGCTCTGATGGATGTGTCCTTCTGGGAATGTCGAGGTTTACGCAATCTCGGCGCGATGGGCTCGGACCGCTATGCGCAAGAGCCTGCGCTGGCATGTCGGCCATTTGATCGCAACCGCGATGGCTTTATTTACGGTGAATGTTGCGGGGTCGTGGTGGTCGAGGCTGCCACAGCGGCCCAGCAGCGTGCGGTAAAACCGTATGCCTGGCTGTCGGGCTGGGGGCTCGTGATGGATGCGCATCAAAACCCTAATCCGTCGGTCGACGGCGAAGTGAAGGCCATGCAAATGGCGTTGCAGCGCGCCGAATGCACACCTGAGAGTATCGATTATATTAATCCGCATGGCACAGGATCTCCGCTTGGGGATGAGACTGAATTGAAAGCCATTCATGCCTGCCAACTGTCTCACGCTTATCTTAACACCACTAAATCCATCATCGGCCACGGCCTGAGCGCAGCAGGCACAGTCGAGGTGGTGGCAACTTTGCTCCAAATGCAGGCTGGCCGTTTGCATCCCACGAGAAACTTGGATGATCCGATCGACCCCTCACTGAACTGGGTTCGTCAGCACAGTATCGCGCACTCTATCGATACCGCGCTAACCCTCAGTATGGGATTTGGCGGTATCAATACCGCATTGTGTTTGCGCAGATATGATTAA
- a CDS encoding acyl carrier protein, which yields MNQEEIFQLIIRHTQEVLPGLEQHPFQHSDQLHDLGANSVDRAEIVMLVLDSLSLKIPRVETFGPNNIGELADLLHAKLVEA from the coding sequence ATGAATCAAGAAGAAATATTTCAGTTGATTATCCGTCACACGCAAGAAGTGTTGCCGGGTCTCGAGCAGCATCCATTTCAGCACAGTGACCAGTTGCACGATCTGGGCGCCAATTCGGTGGATCGCGCTGAGATTGTGATGCTGGTGCTGGATTCGTTATCCCTCAAGATCCCCCGCGTAGAAACCTTCGGGCCTAATAACATCGGAGAATTGGCGGACCTGCTACATGCGAAACTCGTCGAAGCTTGA